The following coding sequences are from one Odontesthes bonariensis isolate fOdoBon6 chromosome 10, fOdoBon6.hap1, whole genome shotgun sequence window:
- the gnat2 gene encoding guanine nucleotide-binding protein G(t) subunit alpha-2: protein MGAGASAEDKKSKELEKQLQEDADKESKTVKLLLLGAGESGKSTIVKQMKILHQGGYTKEEQLEFRAVIYGNILQSALAIIRGMEMLTIDFASSTGQEDAQKLQNLSDSIEEGTMPPELADVILKLWKDSGVQAAFERAAEFQLNDSAGYYLSEMDRICKPEYLPTEQDVLRSRVKTTGIIEEQFSCKELYFRMFDVGGQRSERKKWIHCFEGVTCIIFCGALSAYDMVLVEDDEVNRMHESLHLFNSICNHRFFALTSIVLFLNKKDLFEEKIKKVHLSICFPDYDGPNTYDDACNYIKAQFEDLNMKKGQKEIYSHMTCATDTKNVEIVFNAVTDIIIKENLKDCGLF, encoded by the exons GTGCTGGTGAATCAGGGAAAAGCACGATTGTAAAACAAATGAA GATTCTGCATCAAGGTGGTTACACAAAAGAGGAGCAATTGGAGTTCAGAGCAGTCATCTATGGCAACATCCTGCAGTCTGCTCTGGCTATCATTAGAGGCATGGAGATGCTTACCATTGATTTTGCCTCATCCACTGGACAG GAGGATGCACAGAAGCTGCAGAACTTGTCAGACTCCATTGAGGAAGGCACAATGCCCCCTGAGCTGGCCGACGTCATTCTGAAACTGTGGAAAGATTCTGGTGTGCAGGCTGCCTTTGAGAGAGCTGCTGAATTCCAGCTCAACGACTCTGCTGGCTA CTACCTTTCTGAAATGGACAGAATCTGCAAGCCAGAGTACCTCCCCACCGAGCAGGACGTGCTGCGATCTCGAGTCAAAACAACTGGTATCATTGAAGAACAGTTCTCCTGCAAAGAGTTGTACTTCAG GATGTTTGATGTGGGCGGCCAGAGGTCAGAGAGAAAGAAGTGGATCCATTGTTTTGAGGGTGTGACCTGCATCATCTTCTGCGGAGCTCTCAGTGCATACGACATGGTGCTCGTAGAGGACGACGAAGTG AACCGCATGCACGAGTCCCTCCATCTATTCAACAGTATCTGCAACCACAGATTCTTTGCACTGACTTCCATCGTGCTTTTCCTCAACAAGAAGGATCTCTTCGAAGAGAAGATCAAGAAAGTCCATCTGAGTATTTGCTTCCCAGACTATGATG GGCCCAACACATACGATGACGCCTGCAACTACATCAAGGCACAGTTTGAGGACCTGAACATGAAGAAGGGCCAGAAAGAAATCTATTCCCACATGACCTGTGCCACAGACACAAAGAACGTTGAGATTGTGTTCAACGCCGTGACAGACATCATCATCAAAGAAAACCTTAAAGACTGTGGTCTTTTCTAA
- the gnai3 gene encoding guanine nucleotide-binding protein G(i) subunit alpha, giving the protein MGCTISAEDKAAVERSKMIDKNLRDDRDKSSKEVKLLLLGAGESGKSTIVKQMKIIHEDGYSEEECKQYKVVVYSNTIQSIMAIIRAMGQLKIDFGNAARADEARQLFALASTAEEGVISAELTGVIRRLWNDSGVQSCFDRSREYQLNDSAAYYLNDLDRICEMNYIPTQQDVLRTRVKTTGIVETHFTFKDLYFKMFDVGGQRSERKKWIHCFEGVTAIIFCVALSDYDLVLAEDEEMNRMHESMKLFDSICNNKWFTLTSIILFLNKKDLFEEKISRSPLTICYPEYSGGNSYEEAAAYIQCQFEDLNKKKDTKEIYSHFTCATDTKNVQFVFDAVTDVIIKINLREIGLY; this is encoded by the exons ATGGGCTGCACTATCAGCGCTGAGGACAAAGCTGCGGTAGAAAGGAGTAAAATGATTGACAAAAACCTGCGAGATGACAGAGATAAGTCCTCCAAGGAGGTGAAACTGCTTCTGCTCG gtGCTGGGGAATCTGGGAAAAGCACAATAGTAAAGCAGATGAA AATCATACACGAAGATGGCTACTCGGAAGAGGAGTGCAAACAGTACAAAGTGGTGGTGTACAGCAACACCATCCAGTCCATCATGGCCATCATCAGAGCAATGGGCCAGCTGAAGATAGACTTTGGGAATGCTGCGCGGGCG GATGAAGCCCGCCAGCTGTTTGCCCTGGCAAGCACAGCGGAGGAAGGAGTGATATCTGCAGAGCTGACCGGTGTGATTCGGAGGTTGTGGAACGACAGTGGAGTTCAGTCATGCTTCGATCGATCACGAGAGTATCAGCTCAACGACTCTGCCGCATA CTACCTGAACGACTTGGACAGGATCTGTGAGATGAATTACATCCCAACTCAGCAGGACGTGTTGCGTACACGTGTGAAGACCACTGGGATCGTGGAAACTCACTTCACATTCAAAGATCTCTACTTCAA GATGTTTGATGTTGGAGGTCAGCGCTCAGAGAGAAAGAAGTGGATCCATTGTTTTGAGGGAGTTACTGCAATCATTTTCTGTGTGGCGCTCAGTGACTATGACCTTGTCTTGGCTGAGGACGAGGAGATG AACCGGATGCACGAGAGCATGAAGCTGTTCGACTCCATCTGCAACAATAAGTGGTTCACACTCACGTCCATCATCCTCTTCCTCAACAAGAAGGACTTGTTTGAAGAGAAGATCAGCAGGAGCCCGCTCACTATCTGCTACCCTGAATACTCTG GTGGGAACTCATATGAAGAGGCAGCAGCGTATATTCAGTGCCAGTTTGAggacttaaataaaaaaaaggacaccAAGGAGATCTACAGCCACTTCACATGTGCCACAGACACCAAGAATGTGCAGTTTGTGTTTGATGCTGTCACCGACGTCATCATTAAGATCAATCTTAGGGAGATTGGACTGTACTAA
- the gpr61 gene encoding G-protein coupled receptor 61: MEQSITPSPTWNTSLSTFPASLLPNISNGTAPITSAQYGIDLNQSLALCAMLIMDVLAVVGNLAVMVVITKTPQLRKFAFVFHLCLVDLLAALLVMPLGMVSDRILVDEALCRSYLSLSVCLVSAAILTICAINVERYYYIVHPMRHEVKMTVGVVVMVLVGIWIKAVVMSILPLLGWLLQGTPTLGSPDILIPGQRHCSLHWTGGRTTRLLFMTLFTIIYFLCPMLIILVVYCNMFKVARVAAMHHGPHPTWMDAPRQRSESVSSHSTMAASLGGTGARATPQRTFSGGKAAMVLVAVGGQFLCCWLPYFSFHLYSAVMSTPPASLAQLEDVVTWIGYFCFTSNPFFYGCLNRQIREELSRNLACLFKRTGPSEAEQLPSREASIEENFLQFLQGTGCNLEPCNSHSRASPEEPETEDLQESAVEQNTPADFHIPGQILEETAEFIQQQQQQQQQLNNELCVSENCCKTVPEL; encoded by the coding sequence ATGGAGCAATCCATCACACCAAGCCCCACCTGGAACACATCTCTATCCACATTTCCAGCCTCACTGCTGCCGAATATCTCTAACGGGACTGCACCCATCACAAGCGCCCAATATGGGATAGATCTGAATCAGTCCTTGGCACTGTGTGCCATGCTCATCATGGACGTTCTAGCAGTGGTGGGGAACTTGGCTGTGATGGTTGTCATCACTAAAACGCCACAACTACGTAAGTTTGCCTTCGTGTTCCACCTCTGTTTAGTGGATCTGCTGGCAGCGCTGTTGGTGATGCCTCTGGGGATGGTGTCAGACCGGATCCTGGTGGATGAAGCATTGTGTCGAAGCTACCTCTCCTTGAGTGTGTGTCTAGTGAGTGCTGCCATCCTCACCATTTGTGCCATTAATGTGGAGCGCTACTACTACATTGTCCACCCCATGCGTCACGAGGTTAAGATGACAGTGGGGGTGGTGGTGATGGTACTGGTGGGAATCTGGATAAAAGCTGTTGTCATGTCAATACTGCCCCTGCTAGGATGGCTGCTCCAGGGAACCCCGACTCTGGGGTCTCCTGACATCCTCATTCCTGGTCAGAGACACTGCTCCCTCCACTGGACAGGAGGAAGGACCACACGCCTGCTTTTCATGACCCTCTTCACAATCATCTATTTTCTGTGCCCCATGCTGATCATTCTGGTGGTCTACTGCAATATGTTCAAGGTGGCCCGTGTTGCAGCCATGCATCACGGCCCCCACCCCACTTGGATGGACGCACCCCGTCAAAGGTCTGAGTCTGTCAGCAGCCATTCCACCATGGCAGCCAGTCTTGGAGGAACTGGTGCCCGTGCAACCCCTCAAAGGACCTTCAGCGGTGGGAAGGCCGCAATGGTTCTAGTGGCAGTGGGAGGTCAGTTCCTCTGCTGCTGGCTGCCATATTTCTCCTTCCATCTCTACTCGGCTGTAATGTCTACCCCTCCTGCCTCACTGGCCCAGCTGGAGGATGTGGTCACATGGATTGGGTATTTCTGCTTCACCTCCAACCCCTTCTTCTACGGCTGCTTGAACCGGCAGATTCGTGAGGAGCTGAGCCGCAACCTGGCTTGCCTTTTCAAGAGGACTGGACCAAGTGAAGCAGAGCAGCTGCCCAGCCGTGAGGCCTCTATTGAGGAGAACTTTTTGCAGTTCCTCCAGGGCACTGGATGCAATCTGGAGCCCTGCAACTCTCACAGCAGAGCTAGCCCTGAAGAACCAGAGACTGAGGACCTTCAGGAATCAGCTGTTGAGCAGAACACGCCAGCTGACTTCCACATCCCAGGGCAGATCCTTGAGGAAACCGCAGAGTTcatacagcagcagcagcagcagcagcagcagctgaacaATGAGCTTTGTGTATCAGAGAACTGCTGCAAAACTGTACCAGAGCTGTAG